A DNA window from Pseudomonas wuhanensis contains the following coding sequences:
- a CDS encoding cell envelope protein SmpA, with the protein MPSNVHYLLAALLCLPPQALAMTVHRCEAANGHITFTTLSCTAGESLSLQDVRTFLPGSATPLMPEAEFRETSGTKIQRREPTVVGQSEGKCGNLLSTKERRIAIINQRVVAGMSQQDVESALGKPDKISTRNSATSYRYDNKRGRSAHIEFDEKGCTKEKAKSQTAKSPR; encoded by the coding sequence ATGCCATCCAATGTTCATTATTTGCTTGCCGCCCTGCTCTGCCTGCCGCCCCAGGCGCTTGCTATGACCGTTCACCGGTGCGAAGCCGCCAATGGGCACATCACTTTCACGACCTTGAGCTGTACGGCCGGAGAAAGCCTCTCACTTCAGGACGTACGCACGTTTTTGCCAGGTAGCGCGACGCCCCTGATGCCAGAAGCCGAGTTTCGCGAAACATCAGGTACGAAAATTCAAAGGAGGGAGCCAACGGTCGTTGGCCAGTCCGAGGGCAAATGTGGAAATCTGCTCAGCACGAAGGAACGCCGCATAGCGATCATCAATCAGCGGGTCGTTGCCGGCATGAGCCAGCAGGATGTCGAAAGTGCTCTCGGCAAACCAGACAAGATCAGCACGCGCAATTCAGCCACAAGCTATCGCTACGACAACAAGCGAGGGCGCAGTGCTCACATCGAGTTCGACGAGAAA